A window of the Candidatus Methylomirabilota bacterium genome harbors these coding sequences:
- the rplJ gene encoding 50S ribosomal protein L10 — MPQWGRDIVDNGAGCTGEPRHLGGIGKGLGRILASTEGTVKRVEKAAVVDELKTALTGATVAMLADPQGLTMSELTELRKLLRQQGASLRVVKNTFARLATAGTKLQDLKPYLVGPTAIIHGKGDPAAPAKLLVAFTKTKPTFQIKAGFAEGTVLAKEDALALADLPSREVLAAKLAGLVQSPLRGLVAVLYGPLRSLLLVLEAVKQQKG, encoded by the coding sequence ATACCTCAATGGGGTCGCGATATCGTCGACAATGGGGCCGGGTGTACGGGTGAACCTCGACACCTTGGCGGGATTGGCAAGGGGCTAGGTCGCATCTTAGCGTCCACGGAGGGGACAGTGAAGCGGGTAGAAAAAGCAGCGGTAGTGGATGAGCTCAAGACCGCGCTGACGGGGGCGACGGTTGCGATGTTGGCAGACCCACAGGGCCTCACGATGAGTGAGTTGACCGAACTGAGGAAGCTGCTCCGACAGCAGGGGGCGAGCCTTCGGGTTGTGAAGAATACCTTTGCCAGATTGGCCACGGCGGGAACCAAGTTGCAGGATCTGAAGCCGTATCTTGTCGGTCCGACGGCAATCATCCACGGCAAGGGCGATCCTGCCGCGCCGGCCAAGCTCCTTGTCGCATTTACGAAGACGAAACCGACCTTCCAGATCAAGGCCGGTTTTGCGGAGGGCACGGTTCTGGCCAAGGAGGATGCCCTGGCGCTGGCCGATCTTCCTTCGCGCGAGGTGCTGGCCGCCAAGCTTGCCGGTCTTGTGCAATCGCCGCTGCGCGGCCTTGTGGCTGTACTGTATGGACCCCTTCGTTCCCTCCTGTTGGTCCTGGAGGCGGTCAAGCAGCAGAAGGGGTAG
- a CDS encoding 50S ribosomal protein L7/L12 — MTVDDVLDSIETWTVLDLNKLVKGIEDKFGVSATAMMPVAAVGHAGAAAATAPAAEEKTEFAVILTSAGEKKIQVIKEVRAITGLGLKEAKDLVEGAPKPVKEGVSKAEAEEIKAKLEASGATAELK; from the coding sequence GTGACAGTTGATGACGTGTTGGACTCGATCGAAACGTGGACTGTTTTGGATCTCAACAAACTGGTGAAGGGAATTGAGGATAAGTTCGGCGTCTCCGCAACGGCCATGATGCCGGTCGCGGCGGTCGGCCACGCGGGCGCGGCGGCAGCGACGGCGCCTGCGGCTGAAGAGAAGACGGAGTTTGCGGTCATTCTCACCTCTGCGGGGGAAAAGAAGATCCAGGTGATCAAGGAGGTGCGGGCCATCACCGGGCTGGGTCTGAAAGAGGCGAAGGATCTGGTTGAGGGCGCGCCAAAACCGGTAAAGGAGGGGGTGTCGAAGGCTGAGGCCGAGGAGATCAAGGCGAAGCTCGAGGCGTCCGGTGCGACGGCAGAACTGAAGTAG
- the rpoB gene encoding DNA-directed RNA polymerase subunit beta, whose translation MALAKKSVAAERWNFSKIKEVISIPNLIEIQRRSFDQFLQMRVPPHAREQIGLQGAFASIFPIFNYDNSASLEFVKYEFGVPKYGAEESLQKGMTYSVPLKVTLRLMVWDKPTGAEAGSIRDIKEQEVYLGEMPLMTPQGTFIINGTERVIVSQLHRSPGVFFDHDSGKTHPSGKILYSARLIPYRGSWLEFEFDANDVLHVRVDRRRRFLVSILLRAIGYGSNEEILNLFYERDVIRIEKGKEVMLHVGSPGATSFRVSKDIPDPHTKQVILGATKRITKAAQKRLQALKISEVPLYREDLIGRFAAADVVDTKSGEVILECAQEMTEEALERVFKAGVASFAVLAGGDGRDVHEIRESIVRDSTRSEKDALTEMYRRMRPGDPPNEEATKAFLESIFFNPKRYDLSKVGRLKINRKLGLDVPLDVHALMCHRYRPSGLGGRAGQVDDIVETIRYLLRLKHGESGTSVDDIDHLGNRRVRSAGELLEEQFRIGLARMERAVRERMSTQELETLMPHDLVNAKPVTAALKEFFGSSQLSQFMDQTNPLAELTHKRRLSALGPGGLSRERAGFEVRDVHPTHYGRMCPIETPEGPNVGLIASLSTYARVNDFGFIETPYRKVRDQGVTDEIEYLTADEEERYTIAQANAELDGRGRFTSERVSARTGGNFVTVSPASVEYMDVAPKQLVGVSTSLVPFLEHDDANRALMGANMQRQAVPLLRPEAPVVGTGMEHPAARDSGAAVVARRGGIVESVTADRIIVRSSDGRGEDGGDDTGVDIYSLVKFRRSNQNTCLTQKPIVSKGQRISKGQVIADGPATQNGELALGQNVLVAFMPWGGYNFEDAILISERLVKDDRYTSIHIEEFEIEARETKLGKEEITRDTPNVGEDALKDLDESGIVRIGAEVKPGDILVGKVTPKGETVLTPEERLLRAIFGEKAEDVRDASLYVPPGICGTVVDVKVFSRKGVEKDDRAKSIEDEEVSRLRKDFEDEIGIIAADRDRKLRALLEGIDVTKEIRSRVTRKTMVPKGTLTAEILDPLPHENLIDLAGRLDEELGRKAGRISDAADNQVHVLQTLLEERISRATRGDELAPGVFKMVKVYVAMKRKLSVGDKMAGRHGNKGVIAKVLPEEDMPYLPDGTPVEVVLNPLGVPSRMNVGQILETHLGWAAGVLGLRVASPVFDGAKEQEIKTWLKRAGLPATGKTVLYDGRTGKPFHQEVTVGYIYLMKLAHLVDDKIHARSIGPYSLITQQPLGGKAQFGGQRFGEMEVWALEAYGAAHTLQEILTVKSDDVVGRTKMYESIVRGDCTLDPGLPESFNVLVKELQSLGLDVELKKE comes from the coding sequence ATGGCCCTCGCGAAGAAGAGTGTGGCTGCTGAGCGCTGGAATTTCAGCAAGATCAAAGAGGTGATCTCGATTCCCAATCTGATCGAGATCCAGCGACGGTCTTTCGATCAGTTCCTGCAAATGAGGGTTCCGCCTCATGCGCGCGAGCAGATCGGTCTCCAGGGAGCCTTCGCCAGCATCTTCCCGATCTTCAATTACGACAACTCGGCGTCGCTCGAATTTGTGAAGTATGAGTTCGGGGTGCCCAAGTACGGCGCTGAGGAGTCGCTGCAGAAGGGGATGACCTACTCTGTTCCGCTGAAGGTGACCCTCCGCCTGATGGTCTGGGATAAGCCGACCGGCGCCGAGGCGGGCAGCATCAGGGATATTAAGGAGCAGGAGGTCTATCTGGGTGAGATGCCCCTGATGACGCCGCAGGGCACCTTCATCATCAATGGGACGGAGCGGGTCATCGTCAGTCAGCTTCACCGCTCCCCCGGGGTCTTTTTTGACCATGACAGCGGGAAGACCCATCCGAGCGGCAAGATTCTCTATTCGGCCCGGCTGATCCCGTATCGCGGCTCCTGGCTGGAATTTGAGTTTGATGCGAATGATGTCCTGCATGTACGGGTCGACAGAAGACGGCGGTTCCTGGTATCGATCCTCCTGCGGGCCATCGGCTACGGCAGCAATGAAGAGATCCTGAACCTTTTCTATGAGCGGGATGTGATACGCATCGAGAAGGGGAAGGAGGTCATGCTGCATGTGGGGTCGCCCGGCGCCACCAGCTTCCGTGTGAGCAAGGATATCCCCGATCCTCATACCAAACAAGTGATACTTGGCGCCACCAAGCGGATCACAAAGGCGGCCCAGAAGCGACTTCAGGCGCTGAAGATTTCAGAGGTCCCTCTGTATCGGGAGGATCTGATCGGCCGGTTTGCCGCCGCTGATGTTGTGGATACCAAGAGCGGTGAGGTCATCCTTGAATGTGCGCAGGAGATGACGGAAGAAGCGCTGGAGCGGGTCTTCAAGGCCGGCGTGGCCAGCTTCGCTGTGTTGGCCGGAGGGGATGGCCGGGATGTCCACGAGATCCGGGAGAGCATCGTCCGCGACTCGACCCGCTCTGAAAAGGATGCCCTGACCGAGATGTATCGGAGAATGCGGCCGGGTGATCCGCCCAACGAGGAGGCCACCAAGGCGTTCCTCGAATCGATCTTCTTCAACCCGAAACGCTACGATCTGTCCAAGGTCGGTCGTCTGAAGATCAATCGGAAGCTTGGCCTTGACGTTCCGTTGGACGTTCATGCCCTGATGTGCCATCGATATCGGCCATCCGGTCTCGGGGGACGGGCGGGTCAGGTAGACGATATCGTCGAGACGATACGGTATCTCCTCAGACTGAAACACGGGGAGAGCGGGACCTCTGTGGATGACATCGACCACCTGGGTAATCGCAGGGTACGGTCGGCCGGTGAGCTGCTGGAAGAACAGTTCCGCATCGGATTGGCCCGCATGGAGCGCGCGGTCCGAGAGCGAATGAGTACGCAGGAACTCGAGACCCTGATGCCGCACGACTTGGTCAACGCTAAACCGGTGACAGCGGCGTTGAAGGAGTTTTTCGGCAGCTCCCAGCTTTCCCAGTTCATGGATCAGACTAACCCGTTGGCTGAACTGACCCACAAGCGGCGGTTGTCGGCTTTGGGTCCTGGCGGCTTGTCGCGGGAGCGGGCAGGGTTTGAGGTCCGGGACGTCCATCCGACCCATTACGGTCGGATGTGTCCTATCGAAACGCCGGAGGGTCCCAATGTCGGGCTGATTGCCAGCCTCTCGACCTACGCCCGCGTCAACGATTTCGGTTTTATCGAGACACCGTACCGCAAGGTCAGGGATCAGGGTGTGACCGATGAGATCGAGTACCTGACCGCCGACGAAGAGGAGAGGTACACCATCGCACAGGCGAACGCGGAACTCGACGGACGGGGGCGGTTTACATCGGAACGGGTCTCGGCGCGCACCGGCGGCAACTTTGTGACCGTCTCCCCGGCAAGTGTCGAGTATATGGACGTTGCCCCGAAGCAACTGGTCGGGGTCTCGACATCCCTGGTGCCCTTCCTCGAACACGACGACGCCAACCGTGCCCTGATGGGGGCCAATATGCAACGCCAGGCGGTTCCCCTTCTTCGTCCTGAGGCGCCCGTCGTCGGCACCGGCATGGAACATCCGGCGGCAAGGGATTCGGGAGCCGCGGTGGTGGCCAGGCGTGGAGGGATCGTCGAATCGGTCACGGCCGACCGGATCATCGTACGCTCCTCGGACGGCAGAGGCGAGGACGGCGGGGACGATACCGGGGTTGACATCTACAGCCTGGTGAAGTTTCGCCGCAGCAATCAGAATACCTGCCTGACCCAGAAGCCGATTGTGAGCAAGGGGCAGCGGATCAGTAAGGGCCAGGTCATTGCCGATGGACCGGCGACGCAGAATGGGGAGTTGGCGCTCGGGCAGAACGTGCTGGTCGCCTTCATGCCGTGGGGCGGCTACAATTTTGAAGACGCGATCCTGATCAGCGAGCGACTGGTGAAGGACGATCGCTATACCTCGATTCATATCGAGGAGTTTGAGATTGAGGCGCGCGAGACCAAGCTGGGGAAGGAGGAGATCACGCGCGATACGCCGAATGTGGGCGAGGACGCGCTGAAGGACCTCGACGAGAGCGGGATCGTGCGGATCGGGGCCGAGGTGAAGCCGGGCGATATTCTGGTGGGCAAGGTGACCCCCAAAGGTGAAACCGTCCTCACCCCTGAGGAGCGACTGTTGCGCGCCATCTTCGGCGAGAAGGCCGAGGATGTGCGGGATGCCTCGCTCTATGTGCCGCCCGGTATCTGCGGGACGGTCGTCGATGTCAAGGTCTTCTCGAGGAAGGGTGTGGAGAAGGACGACCGGGCCAAGTCGATCGAGGACGAAGAGGTCAGCCGCCTTCGTAAGGACTTCGAAGATGAGATCGGCATCATCGCCGCGGATCGAGACCGGAAGCTGCGCGCCCTCCTCGAAGGGATCGACGTCACCAAGGAGATTCGGAGCAGGGTGACGCGGAAGACGATGGTTCCAAAGGGGACGTTGACCGCTGAGATTCTGGATCCGCTGCCCCATGAGAACCTGATCGATCTGGCGGGACGATTGGACGAAGAGCTGGGTCGGAAGGCGGGCCGGATCAGCGATGCGGCGGACAACCAGGTCCATGTCCTGCAGACGCTCCTGGAGGAGCGGATCAGTCGGGCGACCCGCGGGGATGAACTGGCCCCCGGTGTCTTCAAGATGGTCAAGGTCTATGTCGCGATGAAGCGCAAGCTCTCCGTCGGCGATAAGATGGCCGGTCGACACGGCAATAAGGGTGTCATCGCGAAGGTCCTGCCTGAAGAGGATATGCCCTACCTGCCTGATGGGACGCCCGTCGAGGTGGTTCTGAATCCGTTGGGCGTACCATCCCGAATGAACGTCGGCCAGATTCTGGAGACCCACCTGGGCTGGGCGGCCGGGGTACTCGGGCTGCGTGTGGCCTCGCCCGTCTTTGACGGGGCCAAAGAGCAGGAGATCAAGACGTGGCTCAAACGCGCCGGGCTCCCCGCCACGGGGAAGACCGTGCTCTACGATGGACGTACCGGCAAGCCGTTTCATCAGGAGGTGACGGTCGGCTATATCTACCTGATGAAACTTGCCCATCTCGTGGATGACAAGATTCACGCCCGGTCTATCGGACCCTACTCGCTGATTACCCAACAGCCGCTGGGCGGCAAGGCCCAGTTCGGCGGACAGCGATTCGGCGAGATGGAGGTGTGGGCGTTGGAAGCGTACGGGGCTGCGCACACCCTGCAGGAGATCCTGACCGTGAAGTCGGACGATGTCGTGGGGCGAACCAAGATGTACGAATCGATCGTCAGAGGCGATTGTACCCTGGATCCGGGACTTCCGGAATCATTCAATGTTCTGGTCAAGGAACTGCAGAGCTTGGGCCTCGATGTTGAACTGAAAAAGGAGTAG
- a CDS encoding DNA-directed RNA polymerase subunit beta' gives MDKFFGFYDEKTIDPTSFKAIRIGLASPEKIRSWSFGEVKKPETINYRTFKPERDGLFCSKIFGPTKDWECNCGKYKGIKHKGVVCDKCGVEVIRSKARRQRLGHIELVSPVVHVWFYKGVPSRIGYLLDISLRELEKVLYFEAYIVVNPGKTPFALKQLLTEEQYRQACEEFGDGFKAGIGAGAIRDLLKRLNLRELADSLHAQMLQETSQQNRKKITKRLRIVEAFIDSSNKPEWMILDAIPVLPPELRPLVPLDGGRFATSDLNDLYRRVINRNNRLRRLIELRAPDIIIRNEKRMLQEAVDALFDNGRRGRALKGQNNRPLKSLSEMLKGKQGRFRQNLLGKRVDYSGRSVIVVGPELKLHQCGLPKKMALELFKPFIFRKLLKDGVVTTIKSAKKLVEKSKPEVWDALEEVIREHPVLLNRAPTLHRLGVQAFEPVLVEGEAIKIHPLVCAAFNADFDGDQMAVHVPLSPEAQIEATVLMMAPHNILSPANGLPIASPSQDIVLGCYYLTRSRAGEKGEGRIFADLDEVKAAYDADEVSLMASAKVRIDGELVETTPGRCIFNEHLPATLRFINQEMNRRELTRLVAQCYYLLGNAETVRLLDNLKDLGFRYATLAGISIGIDDMLIPSTKSKLIDDANKEIVKIEREYQDGLITKGERYNKIIDIWTHVTEQVSDEMFREIEAEEKGEFNPVFMMADSGARGSRQQIRQLAGMRGLMAKPSGEIIETPITANFREGLTVLQYFISTHGARKGLADTALKTADSGYLTRRLVDVAQDVIVTEVDCGTPNGIWVTPLIEGGEIIQPLRDRILGRVALDDVLDPFTGELLVEANLEIVEVLASKIENAGIDRVKIRSVLTCEARRGICIKCYGRNLATGRLVELGEACGVLAAQSIGEPGTQLTMRTFHIGGTASRAVEQTTLECKGAGAVKFANLRTVKTAKGDHVVMNRNGAISIMDEKGRKKESYPAVYGAHLKVEDGATVKAGQVLMEWDPFTSAILAEHGGRVHFRDVVDGVTIREEVDEVTGLSQRVVVEHGREDLQPRISIKDEQGATVFRCLLPVSAHLMVAEGQLVSAGDSLSKIPRETMKTKDITGGLPRVAELFEARRPKDAAVISEIDGRVELGGIVKGMRKLSVRDEHGDLREYLVPRRRHVNVLDGDEIKAGEPFMDGPINPHDILDVLGEQELQKYLVNEIQEVYRLQGVQINDKHIEVIVRQMLKRVRVETVGDANFLVGEHVDKAVFLEENQRVMASGGTPATAKPLLLGITKASLSTDSFISAASFQETTKVLTEAAINGARDELRGLKENVIMGRLIPAGTGMRWYRETTISTPEVASSKELLITGTTAAVDEASDELDASLDN, from the coding sequence TTGGATAAGTTTTTTGGGTTCTACGACGAAAAGACCATCGATCCCACCAGTTTCAAGGCGATTCGGATCGGACTGGCATCGCCGGAGAAGATCCGGTCGTGGTCCTTCGGAGAGGTAAAGAAGCCGGAGACCATCAACTATCGGACCTTCAAACCGGAACGGGATGGGCTCTTCTGTTCCAAGATCTTCGGGCCCACGAAGGATTGGGAATGCAACTGCGGGAAGTATAAGGGGATCAAGCACAAGGGGGTCGTCTGCGATAAGTGCGGTGTCGAGGTGATCAGGAGTAAGGCGCGGCGACAACGGCTGGGCCACATCGAACTGGTCTCCCCCGTCGTTCACGTCTGGTTCTATAAGGGCGTACCCAGTCGGATCGGCTATCTCCTGGACATCTCGCTGCGCGAGCTGGAGAAGGTCCTCTACTTTGAGGCGTATATCGTCGTGAACCCCGGCAAGACCCCCTTTGCCCTCAAGCAGCTCTTGACCGAGGAGCAGTACCGCCAGGCCTGTGAAGAGTTCGGCGACGGCTTCAAGGCGGGGATCGGTGCGGGGGCCATACGGGACCTGCTCAAGCGATTGAATCTTCGCGAGTTGGCGGATAGTTTGCACGCACAGATGCTCCAGGAGACCTCGCAACAGAATCGCAAGAAGATCACCAAGCGGTTGCGAATCGTCGAGGCCTTCATCGATTCCAGTAATAAGCCCGAATGGATGATCCTGGATGCGATTCCTGTCCTGCCCCCGGAGTTGCGGCCGCTGGTGCCGCTGGATGGGGGACGTTTCGCGACGTCCGACCTGAACGATCTCTACCGGCGGGTCATCAATCGCAATAACCGCCTCCGGCGGCTGATCGAACTTCGGGCGCCCGACATCATCATCCGCAATGAAAAGCGGATGCTGCAGGAGGCGGTGGACGCGCTGTTCGACAATGGCCGTCGCGGCCGTGCGCTCAAGGGCCAGAACAATCGGCCGCTGAAGTCGCTGTCGGAGATGCTGAAGGGAAAACAGGGACGCTTCCGTCAGAACCTGCTCGGCAAACGGGTGGACTACTCCGGACGATCGGTGATTGTGGTGGGGCCCGAATTGAAGCTGCACCAGTGCGGCCTGCCGAAGAAGATGGCGCTCGAACTGTTCAAACCGTTCATTTTCAGAAAGCTCCTCAAGGACGGCGTGGTGACCACCATCAAGAGCGCCAAGAAGCTGGTCGAAAAGAGCAAGCCCGAAGTCTGGGACGCCCTGGAGGAGGTGATCCGCGAGCACCCGGTCCTCCTGAACCGCGCTCCGACGCTGCATCGGCTGGGTGTACAGGCCTTTGAACCCGTGCTGGTCGAAGGGGAAGCGATCAAGATCCATCCCTTAGTCTGTGCGGCCTTCAATGCCGACTTCGACGGCGACCAGATGGCCGTCCATGTGCCGCTGTCGCCAGAGGCCCAGATCGAGGCCACGGTCCTGATGATGGCGCCCCACAATATCCTGTCGCCGGCCAATGGGTTGCCCATTGCGTCCCCAAGCCAGGACATCGTGCTGGGCTGTTACTACCTGACCAGGAGCCGGGCGGGCGAGAAGGGCGAGGGGCGGATCTTTGCCGATCTGGACGAGGTGAAGGCGGCCTATGACGCCGATGAGGTCAGTCTCATGGCATCGGCCAAGGTCCGCATCGACGGCGAATTGGTGGAGACGACCCCGGGGCGTTGTATCTTCAATGAACATCTGCCGGCCACCCTGCGATTCATCAACCAGGAGATGAACAGACGGGAATTGACCCGTCTTGTTGCGCAGTGCTACTACCTCCTCGGAAACGCGGAGACGGTGAGACTCCTGGATAACCTGAAGGATCTCGGATTCCGATATGCGACGCTTGCCGGCATCTCGATCGGCATCGACGATATGCTGATCCCATCCACCAAGAGCAAGCTGATCGACGATGCCAATAAAGAGATCGTCAAGATCGAGCGGGAGTATCAGGACGGTCTGATCACGAAGGGTGAGCGGTACAACAAGATTATCGACATCTGGACCCACGTCACCGAACAGGTCTCGGATGAGATGTTCCGGGAGATTGAGGCGGAGGAAAAGGGCGAATTCAATCCGGTCTTTATGATGGCCGACTCCGGTGCAAGGGGCAGCCGACAGCAGATCCGACAGCTTGCGGGTATGCGCGGCCTGATGGCCAAACCCTCCGGCGAGATCATTGAGACCCCCATCACCGCCAACTTCAGAGAGGGGCTGACCGTTCTGCAGTATTTCATCTCAACCCATGGTGCGCGCAAAGGTCTGGCGGATACGGCCTTGAAGACGGCCGACTCAGGCTATCTGACGCGCCGGCTGGTAGACGTCGCGCAGGACGTCATCGTCACCGAGGTGGATTGCGGGACGCCCAACGGCATATGGGTGACGCCTTTGATTGAGGGGGGCGAGATCATTCAACCGCTGCGTGACCGGATCCTCGGTCGGGTCGCCCTCGACGATGTGCTGGATCCCTTCACGGGAGAGTTGCTGGTGGAGGCCAACCTGGAGATCGTCGAGGTGTTGGCGAGTAAGATCGAAAATGCCGGCATTGACAGGGTCAAGATCCGCTCGGTCCTGACCTGCGAGGCGCGCCGCGGCATCTGCATCAAGTGCTATGGCCGCAATCTTGCGACCGGCAGACTGGTGGAGTTGGGAGAGGCCTGCGGCGTCCTGGCAGCGCAATCCATCGGTGAACCCGGGACCCAGTTGACGATGCGGACGTTTCACATCGGCGGCACCGCGAGTCGCGCCGTCGAGCAGACTACCCTCGAATGCAAAGGGGCGGGGGCCGTCAAGTTTGCGAACCTCCGGACGGTGAAGACCGCCAAGGGCGATCACGTGGTGATGAACCGTAACGGCGCGATCAGTATCATGGACGAGAAGGGGCGCAAGAAAGAGAGCTATCCGGCGGTCTATGGCGCCCACCTGAAGGTGGAGGATGGCGCGACGGTCAAGGCGGGGCAGGTGCTGATGGAGTGGGACCCCTTTACCAGTGCGATCCTGGCCGAACATGGCGGGAGGGTCCATTTCCGGGATGTCGTCGACGGGGTCACCATCCGGGAGGAGGTGGATGAGGTCACCGGTCTGTCCCAGCGTGTTGTCGTCGAACACGGGCGAGAGGATCTGCAGCCTCGCATTTCGATCAAGGACGAACAGGGCGCAACGGTCTTCCGTTGTCTGCTCCCGGTCAGCGCCCACCTCATGGTGGCGGAAGGACAGTTGGTATCGGCCGGGGACAGCCTGTCGAAGATCCCGCGGGAGACGATGAAGACCAAGGATATTACCGGCGGCCTGCCCCGGGTGGCTGAGCTATTCGAGGCGCGCCGGCCGAAGGATGCCGCCGTCATCTCCGAGATCGACGGGCGAGTGGAATTGGGTGGGATCGTCAAAGGGATGCGGAAGCTCTCCGTCCGGGATGAGCACGGCGACCTTCGAGAATACCTGGTTCCCAGGCGCAGACACGTCAATGTATTGGATGGAGACGAGATCAAGGCCGGCGAACCCTTCATGGATGGTCCGATCAATCCCCACGACATTCTGGACGTATTGGGCGAACAGGAGCTCCAGAAGTATCTGGTGAATGAGATCCAGGAGGTCTACAGGCTTCAGGGGGTTCAGATCAACGACAAGCACATTGAGGTGATCGTTCGACAAATGCTCAAGCGTGTACGCGTGGAGACCGTCGGCGATGCGAACTTCCTGGTGGGCGAGCATGTCGATAAGGCCGTCTTCCTCGAGGAGAACCAGCGGGTGATGGCGTCGGGCGGGACCCCGGCTACCGCCAAGCCGCTTCTCCTGGGGATTACGAAGGCGTCCCTGTCTACCGACAGTTTCATCTCCGCCGCCTCGTTTCAGGAGACCACGAAGGTGTTAACGGAGGCCGCCATCAATGGGGCGAGAGATGAATTGCGCGGCCTGAAAGAAAACGTCATTATGGGGCGGCTGATTCCGGCCGGTACGGGGATGAGATGGTATCGAGAGACGACCATCTCAACGCCAGAGGTGGCGTCATCCAAGGAGCTGCTCATCACCGGAACAACCGCGGCCGTTGACGAGGCGTCGGACGAGTTGGATGCATCACTCGATAATTAA
- a CDS encoding 30S ribosomal protein S12, translated as MPTIHQLVRKGRAAAAKKAKAPALQRCPQRRGVCIRVYTTTPKKPNSALRKVTRVRLSNGIEVTTYIPGIGHNLQEHSIVLIRGGRVKDLPGVRYHVIRGALDTAGVQDRKQARSLYGAKRPKTG; from the coding sequence GTGCCTACCATTCACCAATTAGTTCGCAAGGGCCGTGCCGCCGCCGCGAAGAAAGCGAAGGCGCCGGCATTGCAGCGATGCCCGCAGCGGCGCGGTGTCTGTATCCGCGTCTATACGACGACTCCGAAGAAGCCGAACTCCGCCCTTCGTAAGGTGACCAGGGTGCGACTCAGCAACGGGATTGAGGTCACGACCTATATTCCGGGGATCGGTCACAACCTGCAGGAGCATTCGATCGTGCTGATCAGGGGGGGGCGCGTCAAAGATCTGCCGGGTGTCCGCTATCACGTGATTCGCGGCGCGCTCGATACGGCAGGCGTTCAGGATCGCAAACAGGCTCGATCCCTTTACGGAGCCAAGAGACCAAAGACCGGCTAA
- a CDS encoding 30S ribosomal protein S7, protein MPRRKVTEKREIVVDPVYSNRMVAKFINTMMVKGKKSVAETILYDSMKIIEDRAKTDPLRMFKQAVDNVKPILEVKSRRVGGATYQVPVEVRADRRTSLAFRWIIGFSRKRTEKTMAERLAAELMEAAANRGNSVKKKEDTHKMAEANKAFAHYRW, encoded by the coding sequence ATGCCAAGACGAAAAGTAACCGAGAAACGAGAGATCGTCGTTGATCCCGTCTACAGCAACCGAATGGTTGCGAAGTTTATCAATACCATGATGGTGAAGGGCAAGAAAAGCGTGGCGGAGACGATCCTCTACGACTCGATGAAGATTATCGAAGATCGAGCCAAGACCGATCCGTTGCGGATGTTCAAGCAGGCGGTGGACAATGTGAAGCCGATCCTCGAGGTGAAGTCGCGTCGGGTCGGCGGTGCGACCTATCAGGTGCCTGTAGAGGTCCGCGCCGATCGTCGAACGTCCCTCGCGTTTCGGTGGATCATCGGCTTCTCGAGAAAGCGCACCGAGAAGACCATGGCCGAGCGTCTGGCAGCCGAGTTGATGGAGGCGGCGGCCAACCGGGGAAATTCGGTCAAGAAAAAGGAAGACACGCACAAGATGGCTGAGGCGAACAAGGCGTTTGCCCATTATCGCTGGTAA